A window of the Desulfobacula toluolica Tol2 genome harbors these coding sequences:
- the tnpA gene encoding IS66 family insertion sequence element accessory protein TnpA, with protein MSKSWKKINEEKAIFWKTHIDQWTESRLSQIEYCRQNGLRPNRFTYWKIKFGKPNQPTGLVQVPVPTHFCQAGLKLNIGRELQVEIPDGFKKETLEQVLSVLKAVQ; from the coding sequence TTGAGCAAATCGTGGAAGAAAATAAACGAAGAAAAGGCAATATTCTGGAAAACACATATCGATCAATGGACTGAATCCCGCCTGTCCCAAATAGAGTACTGCCGCCAGAATGGCCTGAGGCCGAACAGGTTCACCTATTGGAAGATTAAATTCGGTAAACCAAATCAGCCCACAGGACTGGTTCAGGTTCCTGTGCCGACTCACTTTTGTCAAGCAGGGCTAAAACTGAATATAGGCCGGGAACTGCAAGTGGAAATCCCTGACGGTTTTAAGAAAGAAACCCTTGAGCAGGTGCTTTCTGTATTGAAGGCTGTCCAATGA
- the tnpB gene encoding IS66 family insertion sequence element accessory protein TnpB (TnpB, as the term is used for proteins encoded by IS66 family insertion elements, is considered an accessory protein, since TnpC, encoded by a neighboring gene, is a DDE family transposase.) — MMNFPSDTKVYLFLGATDMRKAINGLSVIVSEQMQLDIFSSNLFVFCNRTQTILKILYWDKNGFCMWQKRLEKDRFKWPKTSDDVMNITSRELSWLVDGLNINQAHKPLKYSMIY; from the coding sequence ATGATGAATTTTCCGTCAGACACCAAGGTCTATCTATTCTTAGGCGCAACGGATATGCGCAAAGCTATTAACGGATTGTCCGTCATTGTCAGTGAACAGATGCAACTTGACATATTTTCCTCCAACTTGTTTGTATTCTGCAACCGGACGCAGACCATTTTAAAAATTTTATACTGGGATAAAAATGGCTTCTGTATGTGGCAGAAACGTCTTGAAAAAGACCGTTTCAAGTGGCCGAAAACATCTGACGATGTCATGAATATTACCAGTCGAGAGTTGTCCTGGTTAGTTGACGGCCTGAATATAAATCAGGCACATAAACCCTTGAAATATTCCATGATTTATTGA
- the tnpC gene encoding IS66 family transposase has translation MTKGKVKGNRNLDEVKKIACDLIDENQILKEQVKSLQNMIFGRKSEKTPKDDGQMSLFDMPEPELPILEKEEEDVTIGEHTRKKRGRKPLPADLPRIDVIHELSEDERQCNCGCLKERIGQEESEQLDYIPAKVRVLRNIRYKYACKNCEGVEDDGPTVSIARMPEQIIPKSIATPGLLAHILTAKFADALPFYRQEKQFTRIGIELGRSTMCTWAMKVADACDILIDMMQKDILASPMIGADETPLLVLKGPRKSKSYMWIFRGGPPDMPIIQFQYHPTRSGDVAASFLNGYKGIVQTDGYKGYDFLDKITDIIHVACWTHARRGFKNVTKAAGNKKSSSGNAGTALKYISLLYKIEKEARVQELTPDQLYARRQKEAVPILEEFKKWLDARVEKVPPKSLLGKAIHYTLNQWHRLIQYTTDGIIRPDNNLVENAIRPFVVGRKNWLFSDTVKGARASALIYSLIETAKSNGLEPYWYLKYLFEHLPEAMTEDDFKALLPYNVDKKQLA, from the coding sequence ATGACTAAAGGCAAGGTAAAAGGTAATCGGAATCTGGATGAAGTGAAGAAAATTGCTTGTGATTTGATTGATGAGAATCAAATCCTTAAAGAGCAGGTTAAATCACTTCAGAATATGATCTTTGGTCGCAAATCAGAGAAAACGCCTAAAGATGACGGGCAAATGTCTCTGTTCGATATGCCTGAACCCGAACTTCCTATCCTGGAAAAAGAGGAGGAAGACGTAACGATTGGTGAACATACCCGTAAAAAACGTGGCCGCAAGCCTTTACCCGCCGATCTTCCCCGTATAGATGTTATACATGAACTCAGCGAGGATGAAAGACAGTGCAACTGCGGTTGCCTTAAGGAACGCATCGGCCAGGAAGAGTCAGAACAACTGGACTATATCCCTGCCAAAGTAAGGGTACTTCGAAACATCCGGTATAAATACGCCTGCAAAAATTGTGAAGGTGTGGAAGACGACGGCCCCACCGTGTCAATTGCCAGGATGCCTGAACAGATTATCCCCAAAAGCATTGCTACCCCGGGCCTTCTGGCACATATTCTGACCGCAAAATTTGCAGATGCCCTGCCGTTTTACCGTCAGGAAAAGCAATTTACCAGGATCGGTATTGAACTTGGCCGGTCGACCATGTGTACATGGGCCATGAAAGTCGCTGACGCCTGTGATATTCTAATCGACATGATGCAAAAGGACATACTGGCAAGCCCGATGATTGGTGCTGATGAAACACCTCTTCTGGTCTTAAAGGGCCCCCGGAAATCAAAATCATATATGTGGATTTTTAGAGGTGGTCCGCCTGATATGCCAATTATTCAATTCCAATATCATCCGACACGATCCGGAGATGTTGCCGCATCATTTTTGAATGGATACAAAGGCATTGTTCAGACGGATGGCTATAAAGGATATGATTTTCTGGACAAAATAACAGATATCATTCATGTGGCATGCTGGACTCACGCCCGCAGGGGATTTAAAAATGTAACAAAAGCTGCAGGGAATAAAAAGAGTTCGTCGGGCAATGCCGGCACCGCTTTAAAGTATATCAGTCTGCTTTATAAAATTGAAAAAGAAGCCCGGGTGCAGGAATTAACGCCTGACCAATTATATGCTCGGAGGCAAAAAGAAGCGGTTCCAATTTTAGAAGAGTTCAAGAAATGGCTTGATGCAAGAGTGGAAAAAGTTCCTCCCAAAAGTCTGCTTGGCAAGGCGATCCATTATACTCTCAACCAATGGCACAGGCTCATCCAATACACGACCGACGGAATCATCAGGCCTGATAACAATCTGGTTGAAAATGCCATCCGACCTTTTGTGGTCGGACGAAAGAATTGGCTTTTCTCGGACACCGTTAAGGGTGCCCGGGCCAGTGCACTGATTTACAGCTTGATTGAAACAGCCAAATCAAATGGGCTGGAGCCATATTGGTATCTCAAATATCTGTTTGAACACTTGCCTGAGGCTATGACGGAAGATGATTTTAAGGCGTTGCTTCCATACAATGTCGATAAAAAACAGTTGGCTTGA
- a CDS encoding type II toxin-antitoxin system PemK/MazF family toxin has translation MRTLNIKRYEIYFADLNQTIGSEIKKVRPVVIISQDEMNTHLETVVVCPLTSKLHPQWRTRLQIKCVNKKSEIAVDQIRTISKQRLKKKIDKLSNTKSAQLRKLITDMYGE, from the coding sequence ATGAGGACTTTGAATATTAAAAGGTATGAAATATATTTTGCTGATCTCAATCAAACTATAGGTAGTGAAATAAAAAAAGTACGTCCTGTTGTCATAATTAGCCAAGATGAAATGAATACGCATTTAGAAACTGTTGTCGTATGCCCATTAACCTCAAAATTGCATCCACAATGGAGAACCCGGCTTCAGATTAAATGCGTGAATAAAAAATCTGAAATTGCGGTTGACCAAATCCGAACTATTAGCAAGCAACGACTTAAAAAGAAAATTGACAAATTGTCTAATACCAAATCCGCTCAATTGCGAAAGCTCATAACTGATATGTATGGGGAATAA
- a CDS encoding AbrB/MazE/SpoVT family DNA-binding domain-containing protein produces MEKQIRSRDIKLVPIGNSKGVRIPKALLQKYDLSNTLLLEETDRGLLLRKKDDCKLSWEDTYKAMANEKEDWDDFDTTVFDGLEDEDFEY; encoded by the coding sequence ATGGAAAAGCAAATACGCTCAAGAGATATTAAACTGGTTCCGATCGGGAACTCAAAGGGAGTTCGCATACCAAAAGCACTCCTGCAGAAATATGATCTTTCGAATACTCTGTTGCTTGAAGAAACAGACAGAGGGCTGCTTCTCCGCAAAAAAGATGACTGTAAACTTTCTTGGGAAGATACATATAAAGCCATGGCTAATGAAAAGGAAGACTGGGACGATTTTGACACTACAGTTTTTGACGGCTTGGAGGATGAGGACTTTGAATATTAA
- the ltrA gene encoding group II intron reverse transcriptase/maturase: MIETNRRCILMDILPQQMEMFTALQITESPTESSRLMEFILERGNMFRALKRVRSNKGAPGIDNMTVDQLPGYLRRHWPKVKGKLLQGNYKPLPVKRKEIPKPDGGVRLLGIPTVLDRLIQQAVSEILQQIWDPHFSESSHGFRPGRSQHDAILQGKVYLLSGYTHSVNMDLSKFFDRVNHDRLMSRLAERIKDKRVLKLIRSYLTAGVMIDGVVVSAAEGTPQGGPLSPVISNIVLDELDKELEKRGHKFVRYADDFVIYLKSKKAAERVMKSVTRFITVKLRLKVNEEKSKVSRPWLDKFLGYTFISMCGKTKIRIHRKTIERFKERVRELTNRNCGLSLPQIIDKLNMYIRGWWNYYCLTEARHIFKSLNGWIIRRLRCVVWKQWKNPGTKIRNLLKRGIPFQYAVTCGNSRKKHWRMSRVKWVVMALPNKYFLSLGLFLPGN; this comes from the coding sequence ATGATAGAGACAAATAGGAGGTGTATACTTATGGACATATTGCCACAGCAGATGGAAATGTTCACAGCGTTACAGATCACCGAAAGTCCGACAGAAAGTTCCCGACTCATGGAATTTATCCTTGAAAGGGGAAACATGTTCAGAGCATTAAAAAGGGTCCGTAGCAACAAAGGGGCACCTGGAATCGACAACATGACCGTTGATCAACTACCGGGTTACCTCAGACGCCACTGGCCCAAAGTTAAGGGAAAGTTGCTGCAGGGAAACTACAAGCCATTACCGGTGAAAAGGAAAGAAATTCCTAAACCCGATGGCGGAGTAAGACTGCTCGGCATTCCAACAGTTTTGGATCGTTTGATCCAGCAAGCCGTCAGCGAGATATTGCAGCAAATATGGGACCCGCATTTTTCTGAGTCCAGTCATGGATTCAGACCTGGAAGATCCCAGCATGATGCCATACTCCAAGGCAAAGTTTATCTGCTCTCAGGATATACACACTCTGTTAATATGGATCTTTCCAAATTTTTCGACAGAGTGAACCATGACCGCCTCATGAGCCGTCTGGCTGAAAGAATAAAGGATAAGCGGGTTCTCAAGCTTATCCGAAGTTACTTAACAGCCGGTGTCATGATCGACGGGGTGGTTGTATCTGCCGCTGAAGGAACTCCTCAAGGCGGCCCTCTTTCACCAGTGATTTCAAATATCGTTTTGGATGAACTGGATAAAGAGTTGGAGAAAAGAGGGCATAAATTTGTCAGATACGCTGATGACTTTGTCATATATCTCAAGAGCAAGAAAGCGGCCGAACGTGTTATGAAAAGTGTTACACGGTTTATAACCGTAAAGCTCAGGCTCAAGGTCAATGAAGAGAAAAGCAAGGTCAGCCGACCATGGCTGGACAAATTTCTCGGCTACACATTTATCAGTATGTGCGGCAAGACCAAGATCCGCATACACCGGAAAACAATCGAGCGCTTCAAAGAAAGGGTTCGAGAATTAACAAACCGGAACTGTGGTCTAAGTCTTCCCCAGATCATTGATAAATTGAATATGTACATCAGGGGATGGTGGAATTATTACTGTCTCACCGAAGCAAGACACATATTCAAGTCCTTGAACGGCTGGATTATCCGCCGCTTGAGATGTGTTGTATGGAAACAGTGGAAAAATCCCGGAACGAAAATCCGGAACCTGCTTAAACGAGGCATACCGTTTCAATATGCCGTCACTTGCGGAAATTCCCGCAAGAAACACTGGCGCATGAGCAGGGTTAAATGGGTTGTCATGGCTCTGCCAAACAAATATTTCCTTTCTCTTGGATTATTTCTGCCCGGGAACTAA
- a CDS encoding IS91 family transposase, whose product MSAVQKIFQMYGPKYLTLYGDRMPKSHKKTIRDISACRKGSFGTMVYECDDCRNLHFIHCCCGNRHCPNCQQSKADQWLDQQMKKLLPTYYFLLTITLPQGLRDVVRSHQKLSYGALFSCTNEALKKLAQDTRFIGSDRIGYLAALHTWGGMLQYHPHLHIIIPGGALSDNDQWLSSRQDLFVHTKPLAVIFKAKFKDAIKKAGLLDKIDSAVWKQQWVIDSQAVGQGQNSLRYLSRYVFRVAISNNRIKSIENGVIKFLYKDREKKKWKTMALDAMEFIRRFLQHVLPKGFMKIRHYGFLNPNSALSIEKIRELISFIHDIIALFIKIPELEIPGIKCSHCGHDLKFIFFAKPEPRGRPG is encoded by the coding sequence ATGAGTGCTGTTCAAAAAATCTTCCAAATGTATGGGCCGAAATATCTGACACTTTATGGAGATCGAATGCCGAAGTCTCATAAAAAAACCATACGGGATATCAGTGCCTGCAGAAAGGGTTCCTTTGGAACAATGGTGTATGAATGTGATGACTGCCGTAATCTGCATTTTATTCACTGCTGCTGCGGCAATCGTCATTGTCCCAACTGTCAGCAGAGTAAAGCGGACCAATGGCTGGATCAGCAGATGAAAAAGCTACTGCCGACCTATTATTTCCTGTTAACCATTACACTTCCCCAGGGCCTGCGGGATGTTGTAAGGTCTCATCAAAAATTATCTTATGGTGCCCTGTTTTCATGCACCAATGAAGCCCTGAAAAAACTGGCACAAGATACACGGTTTATCGGATCTGATCGAATCGGATATCTGGCAGCCCTCCACACATGGGGCGGCATGCTTCAGTATCATCCACATTTGCATATAATAATTCCCGGAGGTGCTTTATCTGATAATGACCAATGGCTTTCTTCCAGACAGGATCTGTTTGTTCACACAAAACCTCTGGCGGTCATTTTTAAAGCCAAATTCAAAGATGCCATAAAAAAAGCCGGGCTGCTCGATAAAATTGATTCCGCAGTATGGAAACAGCAATGGGTGATTGACAGCCAGGCCGTGGGGCAGGGACAAAATTCCCTGCGCTATCTTTCAAGATATGTGTTCCGGGTTGCCATCTCCAATAATCGTATTAAAAGCATTGAAAATGGCGTCATCAAATTTTTATATAAAGACCGTGAAAAAAAGAAGTGGAAAACTATGGCATTGGATGCCATGGAGTTTATCCGACGGTTCTTGCAGCATGTTCTTCCCAAAGGGTTTATGAAAATTAGACATTATGGATTTCTCAATCCCAACAGCGCATTGTCCATAGAAAAAATCCGTGAACTCATCTCATTCATCCATGACATTATTGCTCTTTTTATTAAAATCCCGGAACTTGAAATACCGGGTATTAAATGCAGCCATTGCGGGCATGATTTGAAATTTATTTTCTTTGCAAAGCCGGAACCAAGAGGCAGGCCCGGATAA
- a CDS encoding tyrosine-type recombinase/integrase, translated as MSNLIKRFKEDLQLAGYAKRSIQSYTSSVLRLQRFYNKPLEDITEEQLRQYWLCCQNEFGWSAATLRISYSGIQHFFTKTLVRSWNIFNDIKWKREQTLPTILSLEEVRKIIYALPTVQSHAFYLTLYSMGLRLREATTLQVKDILSDRGLVHIHGGKGAMDRTVPLPKITLLTLRKYYKTHRNSKWIFPALGRNGGKDAQYAKNHVSDSGVQGVLRSTLKRLKFKKHVHPHVFRHAYATHLLEANIPIRHVQKILGHKTLKSTMIYLHVTTQAQVDSNDKVSKVMQGVLS; from the coding sequence AAGGAGCATTCAATCCTATACCAGTTCGGTTTTAAGACTACAGCGCTTTTACAATAAACCATTAGAAGATATCACTGAAGAACAGCTCCGTCAATACTGGCTTTGCTGCCAGAATGAATTCGGCTGGAGCGCTGCTACTCTGCGGATCAGTTACTCTGGTATTCAGCATTTTTTTACCAAAACGCTGGTCCGGTCCTGGAACATTTTCAACGACATCAAATGGAAGCGTGAGCAGACCTTACCGACTATTCTGAGTCTGGAGGAAGTCAGAAAGATTATTTATGCCCTTCCCACTGTGCAAAGTCATGCATTTTATTTGACATTATATTCCATGGGACTGCGTTTAAGGGAGGCAACAACACTTCAGGTCAAAGATATTCTTTCCGACAGGGGACTTGTGCATATTCACGGTGGAAAGGGTGCCATGGACAGGACGGTGCCTTTACCCAAAATAACCCTGTTGACGTTGCGCAAATACTATAAAACCCATCGCAATTCAAAATGGATATTCCCTGCTTTGGGCCGCAATGGCGGTAAGGACGCTCAATATGCCAAAAATCATGTCAGTGACAGTGGGGTTCAAGGCGTTTTGCGATCTACTTTGAAACGCCTGAAGTTTAAAAAACATGTTCACCCTCATGTCTTCCGCCATGCCTATGCGACGCATTTGCTGGAAGCTAATATCCCCATACGCCATGTGCAAAAAATATTAGGCCATAAAACCCTTAAAAGCACCATGATTTATCTGCATGTGACCACACAGGCCCAAGTTGATTCCAATGACAAAGTTTCCAAAGTCATGCAGGGGGTGTTGTCATGA